The Thermus tengchongensis region ACCTACAGTTCCGACCTAAAGCGGGCCCTGCAAACTGCGCTTCTGGCAGGTCTCCAGCCTGTACCCACCCAAGCGCTAAGGGAAATCCACTTCGGGGTTTTGGAGGGTGCCCTGTGGGAAGAGCTCGAACCCCAGTACAAGGAGGCCCTCCTCCGCTTCCAAGGCTTCCATCCCCCCGGAGGGGAGGCCCTCGAGGCCTTCCAGGAACGGGT contains the following coding sequences:
- a CDS encoding histidine phosphatase family protein produces the protein MELWLVRHGETLWNREGRLLGWTDLPLTPLGKAQARALKGNLPPLPTYSSDLKRALQTALLAGLQPVPTQALREIHFGVLEGALWEELEPQYKEALLRFQGFHPPGGEALEAFQERV